The genomic interval CTTTGCACTCCACACATTATATCTGATTTTGGTAGAACTCAAAGTTTTACAGGCATGTTGATTCCTCTGCCCCCGCTGAGCACTGGATTTTAGATGACGGGTAGAAACCATCCTGGCCCATGGCAGATGGAAGCtttggaaggaaggaggaaatatCTGGAACActtgctagcaggaaaggaggagtttGTTTTGATCTCTAGATGTTGTGCAGGTAGAGGACATCTGTATGGCATTTGAAGATCTCTAGATATCGTGCAGGTAGAGGACATCTGTATGGCATTTGAAACCTGGTGGCGAGGCAGTGAAAGCACTGCAAAATGGCTCCAGACCTGTGAATTAAAATGTCCCTCTAAACTTGAAATGAAGACCACGTCCACACCCTCTGTTCTCTGATTACACCAAACATGTAGCTGGCTCCTTGTGGAGACAAAGACAGCCCGGTATGATGCTAAGTTGTGGTTAGGAGAGCTGACCTACAGACCTCACTGCTACCTGACTGCATAAGTCCTGCTGCCTTAACTCATCTCTCCTCTTTCACTCCCAGCTATAAATGCTCCTGCTACTTATCTTGTGTCAGGCCAGGCACCCAGGTAGTTTTCTGGTGGCTTAGCAAATTGAATCGAATTAGGTCGCCAAAGAGCACCAGAGCTGTCACAGGTGAGGGGCTGGACCGTTTGCATGGGATCTAGGGACAGGGGAGCTGGAAGGACGGAGAAGCAGATGAGACCTTCCCCTTTTGACAACAGTAATCCATTAGATAGTTCACTGGCTCAAGGGACTGCAGCATTAAATCAAACACAGGGCCCTTGGGCTCTGCTTACTAGTAGCATCTGTGTGCCTTTGCTGCACTGGCTTTTGGGTGACATAAATTAAAATACTATCCTTTATTTTAGGCAGAATGAATAGCACGAGAGACGTAGCACTAATAAATGTCTTTATGTTTCTCTTAAATCCAAATTCAAAAGAAGCAGGATCCACTAATCATTTTGCAGTGGGTAAGGCAGTGTTCCTAAAGTTTAGGAGGTATTTGTTCAGTGCTGGTAGGAAACTCCTTCCCTTTATTCAGACTTACTCATTGGCTTGGAGCTTTGGGAGGACTTTAAAATTTGTGTAGGGAGATGACAATGGGCAGCAGCTAATTTTGCAGGGTAAGACAAACAAATGACCTAATCTATGTATCCTCTGAGTATAAAAATAGATAATTCCATTCACTTGCAAGGAATAGAGACAAGCTGAACTGAATGGTGACTAAAGTGCTCCTTTCTCTGTAAAACAGGTGCCTGAAAATGTGCTGAGTGGGTGTTCTCTTCACCTCTGTTGCTAGCTCAGTATACACTGGATGTTTTATTGCTGCCTGCTCATATGAGTTGTGCTTGATTTGCATGAGGTGCCAACCTATTAGGGACTCACCCTTgcctgaccttttctttttttcccttgagttgACTCAGTGCCTTGCTGGCAGCTGTGCAAATGCAGAGTCATTCTGTGGCCCAGTGAGCAAAGAAAAAAGCTCCTGGAGGTCTTGGTGGTGCAGTACAAACATCAGTAAAGCATGCTGCTTTTACTCACCGAATGGGGCAATCCACAAATGTCAGTTGCATTCACTGGATATGTTCTTACTAAATACCCCAAATCAAGCGACTTCTGTCCTGGATGCATGCTGGACAGCCTGCCTTCACTTTAGCCCTGTAGCTGAGAAGGCGTGTCGGACACTCGGCTCAAAACTTCATAGCGGTGGAGGTAAAATACCTTATTTGGCAGGGTTTGGGATTTCACCCGGGGCAGTGCAGTTAGCCTTTGGACGAGGGCTGTGGCTTAGGGGTCTGTGTGCAGGATGGATGGCTCTATTTGTCCCTGAGAGATCTGGGGCTTCCCAGGCTCGGCTCACAGACCACACACCACAGAGCTGATACTCGGTGAACAGCGTGGATGTGGGGGCTGCCCTTTCCAGCATGTCTCTGCTAGGGTCATTTGGGTAGTGCAGCACTGCACTGGGGTGCAGAGGTGAGGTCTGGTGCTACACATGCAGGTAAGTTGTGGAAGAGGAGGGTTGTCTAGGTTGGTCTGCTGAACCTAGGAGAGATCTTAAGGGCTGTCTGTGTCAGCCAGAAATACAACCCAAGGGGAGCATATCCGTTGGGTGAAAGAGTTAGCATCAGAGATTTGATGTCCACACTACATATTTCAGAGGGTTTTACTTCTGACTAGTTCTAGTCCTGTCCCATGGACTGAATGCCATTTGCAGCTGTAGCTCTGATTTAGTTTAATCCCAAAGGAATCCTGTTCACACACACTGAGCCTACTGGACTTTAAGATACAACAAAGCCTGAAGGAAGAGCTTCAGGGATCTTGTTGCCAGTTATGCCTTCCTTAACCTGCTGCTAATGGTTATCTCTAGCTAAAGGCTGATCCTATCAGCAGTTATTTTACCACCTAGCTTAGGGGAAAGGTTTCTGTTACTTCCTTCAACAAGAGCTGCTGAAAAACCTGCCTTTCCACTACAGATCTGGAGCTCTGCATTGCTGTAGATATCATTTAGAAATCCACCTATAAGCAACTCCATGCAGGATGTGTTTAAAGAGATTGTTGCATGTTCTTGGATATCATCTATCCTGCGTCTGTGTGAAATCCTATGAATAGGAAAGCATTGCAAACCTCATTTGTAAAACATATAATGAAATGTGCAATTACCTACCTGTCCTGTATAACGTGGATTATTATTGCAACAAATGGCTGTTTTCCTCTTTTACAGCAAGCAAGATGattcttaaagaaaatatctCCGGATATCAACTAAAATTGATAAAGAAAATTATGCTTACTTTTTGCTGGATCTTAGTGTTGTTTGCCAGTGGGGCAGAAGTTAGAGAGATTAATTTGCCAGGTAAGAGGCTGCTTTGGTGGGTTTTTGTGTTTGTGATCCTTGTTAACCACTGAGAAAAGTGGATCTACAGTTTGCCATGCCTTCATGAGTTTTTTCTGCACCTATTTGTGGGGATATCAGGCAGACAGCTGTATGTAGCCTTTCTTCAGGCCTTTTAAGTATTGGCAATATAGTTGACCCTAAATATGATGCAAAATGCTGTTCCCCAATGGAAAGGAAAGGGCAAAAGTGAAGGAGAATTTCTGAGAATCAAATGGAGAAAATGAATTGCTGCTGTGACTCCTTGAAGTCTCCAGCAGCTGGTCTATGTgtgtgggaggaggaagagaaaggcaggCTGAGGCTGATATCAGTCTTCTGCCCACATAATCTCTCTGGAGGAGCTTGATCAAGTTCAGTttgcagagagaaactgaaacTGCCAAGAGTCCGCCGGGTGGGCAGGTGACGAACCGAAGAATTCATGCCCTCTCTTCTGCTGAAGTGAAATCCTGCCATCCTCTCACTTTCAGACTTCGAACCCACTTTACCACATCCTGACTAGCCAGAGGGGCTAGGCTGCAAGGTCAGTCAGTCAGCCTTTGGAGAAACTGTGGTTAGGATGGGTGATCAGAGCTTTCAGAATCCAaaactttgtttaatttttgtggCAATAACTATAACATAAGAGGGGAAAGATTTGAAAGCAATGAGAGGATGACGAAATGCTTGTCACTCTTAGCCTAGATAGGGAGTGGGACAGGCAGGCTCTGCTTCTTCAGATTATTCGTATTTAAAGACAACTGGGAGAGCTACATCTGCTCTTCTTCAGAGATGAGGTTTAACAGGTTAGCACCTATTTGAAAATCTTAGATTTGTTGAAAATCTTAAGCCATTTTCACATTAGGCTTTTGAAAAAGGCCTTTGAAAACCTTTGAAAACCTTTGAATAAACCCTTCAGAACTTTGACCTTTTCCATATTTAAGGAAATCAAGTTTGTATTAGGCCAACCTAACATCATGTAACAAGATATTTGGCATGAAGAAAGGTAAAATTGTATTCCTTCAATATTCCTAATCTTTCTAAAAACAGGAATGCCTTGTGTTGTTCTTAGGTGATTCTCATATTTTGTTgtccttcttttcaggatgttCCCATATAAAACCTCAAATACGGTATCGCGCAATGAGCAATGAGGAGTTTGTTTTACAATGTGCTTTAACGGATAAAGATGATACCCACATTTTTAACAAGTCAGTTCTAAAGCAACAAGAGGTGAAATGGTTCTGGCAGCAGAAAGATAAAGAGCCACTGAAGGCTATTGTTGAGGAAAGCTCTAACCCTGTTCGCAAAGGGGATGCACTCTGGTTTAAACCAATAGGGGTTAGTGCTTCTGGAATCTACACCTGTACGATAAGGTATGTAGTGGGGCAAAATGCTTACATTCCTATTCAAGATTTattaataaacaataaataataaataatactaCTTTGAGGGTTTTATTTTGTATCTTAAACGCTTAATCTGTTTTTCTGCATCATGCAGGGAAAAAATCCCATGCCTCAAAATGATTCTGGAGGTTCAGACAAAGAGCGAGGCAAACTGTTCAGGTTATGGCACAAATACACTGCATCTTCTTGCTAACAACGGGAATTCAATAGCTTGCCCGGGGACAAAATGTTACAGTGCTATAAAAAAGTCAGATGTAAAATGGTACAAGGTAAGAGTCACTGTCTTAAGCACTCAAGAAAGGTCAGTGCAGGCTTTATGCCTAGTTCATGTTTAGGTGCCATAGGTCCCTGAACTTCTCTAACAGACAATGCAGTTGACATTTACAACCGAAAATTAGAATCTTGTATTGCTATATATCAAGTCTGTAAGTAAGAGTTTTGAAGAAAgtggaagttttttgttttacagaagttGATATGATTTTGGATTTAttctcattcttaaaaaaaacaatcaatatCATTCCATTAAATAGAAGGCTAGAAATGCTTTCTCTTCAACTACTTGAAATAGATTCTTTATAAAATTGACACAtaattgaaattttcttttggcattttaaatgctgaaaatatcAAATGTACCAAACAAGTGGCTGTGTTagaaactaaattattttaaaattaaaatttcaaaatgttttttccaagattcccatttttaatgataaactgtatcagtgaaatatattttcttattctttttcaaaTGACCCTTAAAATACTTGCGAGCTAAAATTTATCCTTTACTCTGTTTATAAGGATTGCATGATACCATATAAACTTGTATTATTGTAGCAAATGAAAATGACTGAAAGTTGCTCAGTTGTGCATTTTCCTACATGGTATTACAACATTAATTACTTTATCAAGTGGAATCATTGTCTAGTCAAAGCTGCTCTTCAGTTACTTTCAAAATTTAAGTGAGGCATATCTCAACCTAGGTCTTACTCTGAGGACCACTGAATTTAAAGATAGTCTTTCCATGTTAcattagtggattttttttcaggaatttgatttaaagaaaactgtCCATAGCCCTAGAGATGGGCTTTTCAAAAAACAGTCAGCCTTAATCCTTTTGAAAGCAGTTACCGTATTATCAAACCTCAGTCAATCGGAAAACATAGTTTAGTTCTCAGAAAAGAATGTGAAACTGGCTTCAGaatcatttatttgaaaaataaaaatacccaaTCCCTCATTAACAAAGAAGTgatccttctctttcctctttgatTCTGGAACTTTACATAAGGTTCATGGTTTCACATTTATCTCTGCAGATGTgaatgttaaaaaatgttttaaaatacattgagaTACTCATACTATAGAACTTAGTAACTGACAAATGTCCTCAGACTCCTAATAAAGCTTTTTTGGAGTTTGGCTCGGCCTTGCCATCATGGCAGTCCCTCTGAAATATCTTAAAAGATAATTTAATTAACCTCAACAAAGAAAAGTAACACCTAATCCCtgatattcttttcttcttgttaggATGGACGTCAAGTAAAAactcagaaagacagaaaaagcctAAAGCTTAAGCATAATGAAATCCACTTGAATCCAACCTATGACAAAGATGCTGGAACGTACGTGTGTGATTACACTCTATTTGACAACAATGCCAAGTGGACAATGCGAACTGTAGTTACAGTAGAAGTCATTGGTGAGTAATATAACAGATCAGAATAAAGTATCTCAAGTGAAAAGATGTTTTCCATGTTCTTTCTTTCactatttctctcttttgttcAGGCTCTTCTTCTGCAAAAATGTCATGCTTTCCTCTTTGGGTTCTTTTCTTACCATTAGGGCTATTCATGTCTTCACATTCTCTTTACACTTTGGCTAACATTTAGTCTCATAGTCTGAGACATGACTTATagcaaaataaattagaaatctTCAGCTGGCCCATAAATGGAATGAGCTAAACTTTCATTAATATCCTGATCCAAAGATTCGGAGGACATCTCTGGGCATGGACTAGAACCTTAAATGTTCAATAATAATATATAGCATACAGTGCTGTAATTTTCAAGATCTGATTTTACCTCGGATTTAGTGTCATTCCTAACATTGGAGATCACATCTGCAAAAGGATTTAAATCTCTAGATCTGGGAGTAGAATTCCTGAAACCCCAGTTGGTACCTGTGTTCTCCATCTGTTTTATGTGGAGTTTTGATGCTTTAGAAGAATACGCACATATTAGGAGGGGATAACACCGAACCTGCATGGGAAAAGTAGAAAAGAGCAGTCCATCTCAATCCTACCTGTGTCCCTAAAGTAGAGACTTATGTGAAAATGGGAGTTACAAAATTTCCTTCTGCAGTTAGATGCCAAATTGTTTCTTGTGGCATGGAGGAGACCTTCATTTTTTCATTTGACAATGATGAGAAAGGTGATGTTGATGGGCCCATCTTCATTTTTGTGACAGAGAACTTGCAGGAGGCCTGAGAGCAACATAACTAACAAGCAAGCCTCTTCTTCTTGCATGCTGTTTTGGGGGACGTGTTACCATGTACGTGACCTATTATTTTAGGTCTTGTCTGCATTAGTAAATAAAActgggcacagcctggcagcCCCATGATATGGCATGGCCCTATATTATCTGCCAAAACATGGTGACCTTTTACTGACCTCTGCTCCTCTTCAGGTCAAGCCGGGACTTTGCTTGGCAGAGTGTTACTTGACATGCATCAAAATGGTGGAAGGGAGCATGCTAGCCATTAAGTACCATGAATGAAGGAGCCTGTGTTTAGTTTGCTAGAGGAGAGCTGTGGGTATGTTTCTCTCCCGACATCTGTGGTTAATTGCTGTAAGATACTCTTGTCAGAGACTCTGGTCACTCCAATCAATCACAGGCATCCAGAGAGAGGCACAGCTACAACTATTCTATGTCCTGAGGTAGAAGGACTTTTGATCTGAGCTAGTACAGCTGTTCCTATTTAACAGTAGCACAGGACCTATTCCCAGCCTACTAGAAAGTGGAATGCTCTGTGAAAAGGAGAAGATTTATGGAGTGAAAGAAAGGCATTAGGTGTTGCAAACTGAATCAATGATCTAATGGTGAGAACACTTCTCTGAAATAGCTGGTCCCTGCTTTGAAGCACTTAATGCATTTTGTGCTAAAAAGTCATGGGAAGAGTACATCAGGACAGGACCTGGAAACCACATTCCACTGCTCTTTTCAGAGCTCCATGAGCTCGATTACAATGTCAGGTGCTAGCTCACTCTTGTCTCtagctttatttttgcagtattttccaaGTGGGCATGAAGTCGCTCTGCTTTTATTCTGATCTGACCAAACCCGAGCTAATACACCGTGCCTCTCAGTTCTTGTCCTTCAGTTCACGGCACAGTTGAAAAAACACCTGAACAGTGCCATGTGCCTATATACTCTCTGAATTTTGCATACTTACTGTGTTGTGGCTtggctttaaaaaggaaacagtgTAACACCATTTCCTGCAGTATGGGACTTTCCTAGAGTATCAGAGCTGTGGGTTTTAGCCCCTTCAGGCTGATTTCCCCACAGCCCAGATAACTGCTTAGATCACAAACCAGACTGTAAAACCGTATTATATAAACTGTGGGTGCCGTTACCTGTGCCTTTGATAGCTGTTGTTTTGAAAAAGCATGGTTATTTTAAAGCAAGTGCCTGTGCTGTGTATTTAAAATGTGCATGAGGGTTGGTATGCTGCATATATGTTTACTGGGTATgcagctgggctgggcagggaatTGGTATGCAGACTGGGTCCTTCAGAGGGTTTTGCATGGGGATACCTTATTTGTGATTCCTAAATAACTTTAAGGGTAGGATAGATGCTAAGCTGCTCAGCTTAGCTAAGATGGCAGAGCCTTGGAGTAACTGCAATAGCAGGTCTTCAAACTACtcagcctgctctggctgagtTACTCAGCTACTAAGTTTTGTAGTAAAAAATTCCACATCTGTGAACTCTCAGACACCTCCGTAACAACTGTAAATCATCCTCTTGGACTTAAGTGTCTGAATTCCACCTaacctttgaaaaacaaaattctgtaaGATATTTTCTCTAACATTCTGTGTTGATGATAGCATattgttattaatattattactGTTAATTGCAGCAAAAAACACTATCCATCCACCAAACTTCTTGTATCCCAGTGGTGTGATGATCCTTGAAGCAGAGCTTGGTAAGTTTTGGTTCCTTATctgaaagtgaaaggaaatgttTGCAAGGTATATTGATAGATCATGATAGATCTTGATAAAACAAACCAGCTTTGCTGagaattttatataaaatgtaaaacttTCTTGGTTTATATTTTAATGCATATTAAAGGAAGTATCATATACTATACAGATCCCAGgttactaaaggaaaaaatattctagtGACCTCTGTACATCGTTTTCTTGTGTTAATTTGTTCCAGGAAAGCCACTTGAACTGGAATGCCATGTACAGTTTGGATTTGAAAGAGCTCCTCTGCAGAGGGTAACATGGAAAAGAGACAACGAAGAAAACACAAATGAGAAATTGAAACAGgaaacaaggttaaaaaaaagcctAGTAGTCTGATTACACTGTCAGTAATTCTAAAAATCCTTCCACAACAGCTTTGCTTAATATAACATTTCACTGAAAGAAACTCAGAAGGCTCTAACCACACGCACTTTGTTAACATTCAACATGTTAATGTGTATGTCCCTGGGCATGTGACAGGTGCATGCTCTTTACGTACAGAAGAGCGTATTAAAAGTACAATATGGCCATAAAGTCAAGAACCTGAATTTACTATGAAATCTGAACTCTTCCTCCTAAGCTGTAACTCACAGGCTGTGTCAGTATGGGTGGTGTTTGGCGCCTTGTGCCTGGATCAGCTGTTTCCCGTGTGCTCTGTTTGTCCCTCCTTATGACCACTCCACACCAGCTGTCTTAGAAATCGGTCTGTGAGTGCAAAATAAAGCAGATCCCATAAAACAGTACTGTGGACAAGTTCTCTGGGACATGGAAACAAGTTTGGTGTCTCGGAAGTTGAGGTGTGTTTACTGAGCTATGTGTGTTTATTCAGGCTATTGAGTCAGTCTTAGGACTTACAGAACTGAATTTTACAGACTCTGCAAGAAGTCTTCCCTGCCAGGAATTAACCAGCCCGCTCAGAGAAGTGACATGTGGGTGAAAGGTTTCCTGTGACTTTGGGACAACCCAAATTGTTACCACGTCTCCTTTCCGTTTCTATAGTTCCCTGTCTCATTCGTTCATACAGCGTCCAACTTGGGCAGGAAATGTGTTGGAGGCAACACAGACAAGTGGGTCTACACTACACAGCTCTGAGCCATCTTTATGGAAAACTCCTTCTGTATGTTGGGGAAAGCAAAAGCTCTCCTGTTACTgctaaaatgaagtttttaacaAAAGCTGTGGTGGGGAGGAGATGATCTCTTTCACACgcaagcacacacacatgcaggatTCAGTTTTAGAATTCAGAAGGAACTTCTGGATTTTCTTAACTTTTGAATGCTTAGATTTGTAATGTTCTTTTTATCAAGTTTTTAGTTTTGTGGCTGTgtacattttctgtttgtttatttttccagcacCTACATGAACCTAACACCTCCAACAGGTCTTCAGCACGGACTGAATCCTTAAATTTACTGCCTGTGCCCGTGCCTGCACCTCTTGTGCTAACAGAGTAACAAAGGGCTGTCATTGTGCCGTACTGGCCCACAGTAGTGTGACATGCCAAAGACGAATGCTGAGATTCAGATATCCTGGCTGTTTTCTAGTGATTGCAGGCACAGATCTGTTGCCCACTATCTGCTCCCAACCCTAGAGTGACTCCTCTGTTCCATCTCCATCTTCTAAACTTCAAATCACTTATTTCTCTTATTCTGTTTGCCTATCCTGTCCTCAGGCTTTTTATCCCTGTGAAAGAGACTATGCTTTCACAGTTGTCTTGTCCAGCTAGTCCTCTCTTAGGGCTCCTTTTCAAAGTTTCATTCCCATGCATTTCCTCTGGGtgaattttttaaatcttagaaAAACAAATAGTCTTACAGAAGACAAAGGGGCCTATATAGTTAAAGCTAGGCAAGTACTTAAGTATTTTGCTGAGCTGATGAATTAAGAATCAACCTTTTAGTCTGTTGACCTTTGATGTTAATATTCTCTTATGGTGTAATAACCAATGGAAGTTCCAGATTGGAATATGTTAAAACATCAAGTTGAACATTAAAAAGTTACTAGCTCCTCTTTCTTTGTATCTAAGACATCAGGGGATTGTGT from Struthio camelus isolate bStrCam1 chromosome 1, bStrCam1.hap1, whole genome shotgun sequence carries:
- the IL18RAP gene encoding interleukin-18 receptor accessory protein isoform X1 yields the protein MILKENISGYQLKLIKKIMLTFCWILVLFASGAEVREINLPGCSHIKPQIRYRAMSNEEFVLQCALTDKDDTHIFNKSVLKQQEVKWFWQQKDKEPLKAIVEESSNPVRKGDALWFKPIGVSASGIYTCTIREKIPCLKMILEVQTKSEANCSGYGTNTLHLLANNGNSIACPGTKCYSAIKKSDVKWYKDGRQVKTQKDRKSLKLKHNEIHLNPTYDKDAGTYVCDYTLFDNNAKWTMRTVVTVEVIAKNTIHPPNFLYPSGVMILEAELGKPLELECHVQFGFERAPLQRVTWKRDNEENTNEKLKQETSVYSGGLKGRILVVVAKLKEVTERDLRSNFTCCAQNSVGNSTAVIKLKRKQRVFLLYVLCSAISTVFAFLVCIAFIYQHWIEIVLIYRSYLVQNETAEDGKEFDAFVSYAKLDSSGSESALISEEKFALELLPDILENKYGYKLCLLERDVLPGGAYTDEVVTAIRQSRRAIIILSPAYVSGPSIFELQAAVNCALEDKKIKLLLVKFQAFQEPETLPPVVKKALRILPAITWKSSISAAPNKKFWKYMQYHMPVKTTKMMGNCSLKGFFQRLLSWVYR